CAGGAAACAGCAGCCGCCGCTGCCCCAACAGCCCCAGCCCGCGCCCTTGCTCCTGCTGCCCCCGCCTCGTCCCGAGCCCTCACCACCGACCCCCGCCCTGCCCTCGCCCCCGCccccgctgctgctgctgccccaCGCGGGCCGCTTCGGGGGCCGGACCCTGGAGGAGATTTGGAAAGCAGCCACCCCAGTATTGACCACCTTCCCCACCATCCGCGTTGGCCACGACGTGTGGGGCGAACGGAGCCTGGCGGCGGCGCGGCGCAGAGCCCAGCAGGTCCTGCGAGTGAACCTGGAGCCCGTGGTGAGGCTCCGCCGCTTTCCAGTAGCCACGTCCTGAGACTTAGAGGGGACCAACCCTCACCAATCCCCCACCCCAGACccatccccttccccttcctatgGACCCCGGCTCGGCTACCCGTCTACACGCGGAGACTTCTCTCTTCCATTCGGTGGGACTACCCACCACCCTTCTTCCCCACTTTTCAAACCGAGGAGTCGATGCCGCCGCTGCCGCCGTCTCCCCTGGGGACTGAGCTTCCGCCAGGAGAAATGAACAAGTGTCAGTCTAGTGTTTACAATTCCGGCCTGGACCGTGTCCCCTTAGTGCACTTTATGGGCAAAGAAAGTTCATCTGAttgcttctccccttccccctgccccccccacccccaccccagtcccGGGATGAAGGAACCATCTGAGTCTTGTTCCTCCTCTTCACCTTGATTCTGCTGACTGGAGAAGGCACATCTGGACTCCCGAAGGGGCAGGACCgcatccttcccccacccccacgccTCACCCCTCACCCCTCACCCCAGACTGAGAAGTCGCCTGGACTCTAGGGGGCAgatccgtttttttttttttttttttttttttttcccttttggactCTACCTCACTGGTCTGGAAGTCCACCGAAGAAGTCATTATTTTTCCAAAGGAATTTTGTTTCATGCTTGTATAATAAAGCCAGATTTTACttagcttctttctttttcaccaccaccactaccgcCACCCCTCTATCTGGACGGAGGATTATGGATGTTTTGTGGTATTGCACTAATATGTGCTCAGGGTATTCTGAATCCCATGTGTTCCCCAGTTTTTACTGGCTCCTGGAGCTTCAACCTAAGTATACGTTTTTAAAAGGTTTCAGGGCTTATATGACTGTTATTGGTGCAAGGATTTGTATGGCTTTGCGTTTCATGGGCTCAGTGATTATAAAGAGTCACAAAATAGAActgtttaaacattttttagtcatttaaaaaatttttatatctgAATTAAGTTTATATTTACTGAGCACCTGAAGATAGCTTACTGCTTTTTTATACCATTTTGTTTAGAAAAAGCTGACTTGTTAAATTcagttaaaatgaataaaaatgaaaatgcattgAAACAACATGGCTTGTGATGAACAATGAACTGATTTTTAAAGAACCTAGTGTTGGTTACACCGATAATATAGGGCACCAAATAAAACTAAAACTGGAGGGAAATTGGCTTGGGTCCATGTCCTGGTTTAGCATACAAATCCAGCAAGATTAGTCTAAGCAGAAGGCTTTAGAGATGAATGTGTATGAATTAAAATTCTTATGAACTGGTAGGCAGAATACACAAATTAATTTTAGAACTTGAGTAGTAATGACTGAGAGGGGTGGAGACATTCTTGGTATTTAATAGCTGGTTTAATTGAAATTGGGCCAAATACCTGTTTTTTTATCTTTGGGTTATTAGATAACAAGAGATGCCCAACCTAGCAGTCaaccctttttttcttccaaaaaatcCCCCAATGTTAGGACAAAATCAAGTTGTTGATTTTGTGTTTTAAGATAAAAAGTTTGGATTCCTCTTTCCATTCATAAATGATCTGCAGTTCTGGTCTTTTTCTATCAGCCTAAGACCATAATAACCAATAGGCTAGCCACATTTAATGCTAACCCTTCAATTACTGTTTTATATTAGTGTTTATACTCTTGCCAAATGTGGGATTCTAGATTATCCAAGTGCCTTTGGTAATGGTGGCAGCAAGACTTAATGGTTTGTAGCCAGTGGTGCCATAACCAGTTATCACTGCAATACCTAAAAGGGTCAAGTAGTGTTTTTTTGTACCACTATCTTTCAAGATTTTAATTATTCTGCTATGGAAAAATCCATTCCAGGCTGAAACTTGGCATATGAGAACCTCAGTTCTGAGGTTTAACTCTGCTTGGCAGCTTCTTAGGGAATATAAGGAAAGagtttttgactttgtattcctagaactCATATTGGCTTAGCTTTTGAAATGAGATCTTGCAGACTCAATAGTCCATAGCCTTTTTTGTTTGGTTTCTGTAAATGTTTTTTCTCGTGTAAAAATGACTTCATGCCAGGTTTTTCAGCAGTCTTCTCATGGTCCATAATTCACTCATTCAATGATTTAAACAAAAACCATATAGTCACATGAGTAAAAGTGCATAACttattagaaaatgaagaaatgttcaATTGGAATCCAACCTTTACCTTTTGGATTACAAGTTGTCATACCTAGTTGTGTTTCAGATGCATTGTATTCCTTCAAAGAACCTAGTATTAATTTTTAGGTATGTGAAGAAAATGTCTGTACCACATCACTGATGCCATTTTGTGTGATTTGATAagaatttcagttttttaaactGATGTAATGGCCATAATAGAATGTGACTGCAGTCTGTGGATTatccagatatttcctagatgatTTTGCAATCAGATTTTACTTGGAGGATAAATTTGATAACTCTTGCTCGGCACATTACTATCAAACAACTGTTGacattatgtatttattttgaataaggttttttatttcttttcctcttatgcTTTATGAAATTTAGTAAATTTCCTCTTATGCTTTATGAAATTTAGTAAATTTGTGACTTGTCTAAATGCTTCCCTAGATTTCAGCTTTCTTAGGCTTCAGTTGGATCTGATTGTCCATCCTGGGTCCAATACTTAATTTATATGGTCTCACAAAACAATGCCATTTCTAGTTTGTGAAGTATGGtgtgaaatgtttatttttgccaagtttcttttaaaataaagccAATGTAATTTCTAAAATATGAAGAAGCCACTAATATAGTTGATAAAGTACAATATttttggcaactgtgtggaaGGTAAATCAGCACAATGGCCTTTATTGGCAGGGGAGGGTAGGAGCATTCATTTACCACCACAGTCTAAAGAAAATATGTAGTTTAGTTTGTATAAAATATCTTAGAAACCCTaaatatcatcatttttattcattctcttgccttcttttttctttacatctCATGTGGCACAAACGGAGTGTAAGCTAGAAAGGAACTTACTAACCTttcttgccatatttttttttgaGTGCCTAAGTATGATGGGTGCTTCAAATAATAGTTAAATTTTTTATCACTTTGACCCTACTTCCTGCCAACCAGCATCCTACTTTCCTAAGAAACCTATAAACTGATGATTGTTGAGGGTATACTTCATTGTTGATAGCTGAGTGTTGCTGTTGTAGTGTGTATTTACTTTGTCCAATTTGAATACTCTATTGGACACGTATACCTTTGATGCTGGTGGCTGACAGTTCTTGACCTGTAAATTataggattatttttttctgaaaactccTACATAgagattcattttaaaatatttgaatacaaAAAGTTCAAGTAATAAATTCattgtagattttttaaaattagcattGCCACAGCAGTCTTGAATTTGATGGTTTATAATGGAGATATAAAAAATACTTGCTTTAGATTGGTGTGTTTAAAGCCTTTTTTATAGACATGTCTTAAGTGCATTAGAAAGCAATTGTTCGTGATGGAACTGAAGTGTTTCCCTGGACAGTTCTATTTGATGTGGATATATCAAGGTTTATAATCTGGTTGTATTTTGCTCTTTAATTTATTGACTGTAAATAAATTTTAGAGAATACTCTGTTTAGTTTCAGTGTCCATTACTAGTGTTCATAAATAAAGGTTTTGGTTCAGGGTTTTGTTGGCATGTGAACTAGAAAAACTTTACAATGTTTGGCTTTCCATTTGAAAACTATACATTTATGGAAGCCTTCAAATTGGTACTTTAGTGCCTCCTTTTTACTGATTTCATGTGCCCCAGCACAAgttttttgaaataataattcCCTCTAGTCATTTCATCCAGAACGTATGCTTCATTTCCAGGAACCACCTTATTCTTCATTAACGA
This DNA window, taken from Gracilinanus agilis isolate LMUSP501 unplaced genomic scaffold, AgileGrace unplaced_scaffold49570, whole genome shotgun sequence, encodes the following:
- the CCDC71L gene encoding coiled-coil domain-containing protein 71L, giving the protein KQQPPLPQQPQPAPLLLLPPPRPEPSPPTPALPSPPPPLLLLPHAGRFGGRTLEEIWKAATPVLTTFPTIRVGHDVWGERSLAAARRRAQQVLRVNLEPVVRLRRFPVATS